The Microbacterium sp. SORGH_AS_0428 genome contains the following window.
ACCAAGCAGCTCGCCCCGAGCGAGCTCGACACGTTCGAAGACCAGCGCCTCGTCGAGGAGCTGCGCAAGGCCAAGGAAGAGCTGTTCAACCTGCGCTTCCAGTCGGCCACCGGCCAGCTCGAGAGCCACGGCCGCATCCGCGCGGTCAAGCGCGACATCGCGCGGCTCTACACCGTGATCCGCGAGCGCGAGCTGGGCATCCGTGCCACGCCCGTCGCCGCTGAGCCGGCGAAGGCGAAGAAGACGAAGGCGAAGAAGACCGAGGAAACCTCGGCCGCCGCCGAAGGAGAGGCTGAGTGATGGCCACCACGAAGAAGGCTGCAGAGGTCGAGCAGGCCGCTGGGCACGAGAGCTCGGAGCACGACGTCCGTGACGCCGGCGCCCGTGGCTACCGCAAGGCGCGCCGCGGCTACGTCGTCAGCGACAAGATGGACAAGACCATCGTCGTCGAGGTCGAGGACCGCGTGAAGCACCCGCTCTACGGCAAGGTCATCCGCCGCACCTCCAAGGTCAAGGCGCATGACGAGGGCAACACCGCCGGCATCGGCGACCTGGTGCTCATCAACGAGACCCGCCCGCTGAGCGCCACCAAGCGCTGGCGCCTGGTCGAGATCCTCGAGAAGGCCAAGTAAGCCTCGGGCTTACTTGGAATCCAAGGAGTAACAAGTGATTCAGAACGAATCCCGCCTCAAGGTCGCCGACAACACCGGCGCCAAGGAGCTGCTCACGATCCGTGTGCTCGGCGGCTCCAACCGGCGCTACGCCGGCCTGGGTGACGTCATCGTCGCCACGGTCAAGGACGCGATCCCCGGCGGCAACGTCAAGAAGGGCGACGTGGTCAAGGCCGTCGTCGTCCGCACCGTCAAGCAGACCCGTCGTCCCGACGGTTCCTACATCAAGTTCGACGAGAACGCCGCCGTCATCCTGAAGAACGACGGGGAGCCCCGCGGCACCCGTATCTTCGGCCCGGTCGGTCGTGAGCTTCGTGACAAGAAGTTCATGAAGATCGTCTCGCTCGCTCCGGAGGTGATCTGACCCTCATGGCCAAGATCAAGGCAGGTGACCTGGTTCAGGTCATCACTGGTAAGAAGCAGGACAAGGGCGGCGACCGCGGCAAGCAGGGCAAGGTCCGGAAGGTCCTGACCGAGCAGAACCGCGTCATCGTCGAGGGCGTCAACTACGTCACCAAGCACACGCGGGTCGGTCAGACCCAGCGCGGCACCAAGACCGGTGGCATCGAGACGACCGAAGCCCCCATCCACATCTCCAACGTCGCCCTCGTCGACCCCTCGACCAAGAAGCCGACCCGCGTCGGCCGTCGCGTCGAGGAGCAGGTCAAGGACGGCGTCAAGCGCACCGTCCGCGTGCGCTACGCGAAGAAGTCAGGTAAGGACCTCTGATGAGCACCGCCACTGCCGCGGAGGCTGGCAAGACCCAGCCCCGCCTGAAGCAGAAGTACAACGCCGAGATCAAGAAGGCGATGCAGGACGAGTTCGGCTACGCGAACGTCATGCAGATCCCCGGCCTGGTCAAGGTCGTCGTGAACACCGGTGTCGGCGAGGCAGCTCGCGACAGCAAGGTGATCGATGGTGCGGTCGACGACCTCACCAAGATCACCGGCCAGAAGCCGGTCGTCACGAAGGCCCGCAAGTCCATCGCGCAGTTCAAGCTGCGTGAGGGACAGGCGATCGGTGCGCACGTCACCCTGCGTGGCGACCGCGCCTGGGAGTTCATCGACCGTCTCGTGAACCTCGCGCTGCCCCGCATCCGCGACTTCCGCGGCCTGAACGAGCGCCAGTTCGACGGCCACGGCAACTACACGTTCGGTCTGCAGGAGCAGTCGGTCTTCCACGAGATCGACCAGGACAAGATCGATCGCGTCCGCGGTTTCGACATCACGATCGTCACCACGGCGAACACGGACGACGAGGGTCGCGCTCTGCTGCGTCACCTCGGCTTCCCGTTCCGCCAGGCGGACGCTCAGGCGTAACACCCCCGTGCCGGCATCCGCCGGCATCCACCACAGGTCGGCCGTCGTGTAACGGCGGTCGAAACCTGGTGAACGAAGGAAAACCATCATGACGATGACAGACCCGGTCGCAGATCTGCTGACCCGTCTGCGCAACGCGAACTCGGCGCACCACGACTCCGTGTCGCTGCCGAGCTCCAAGCTCAAGACCCACATCGCCGAGATCCTCCAGCAGGAGGGCTACATCTCCGGCTGGGAGGTCACCGACGCGCGCGTCGGGCAGACGCTGACGCTCACGCTGAAGTACGGCCCCAACCGCGAGCGGTCGATCGCCGGCATCAAGCGCGTGTCGAAGCCCGGCCTCCGCGTGTACGCGAAGTCGACCGAGATCCCCAAGGTCCTCGGCGGCCTCGGCGTCGCGATCCTGTCCACCTCCTCTGGCCTCCTCACGGACCGTCAGGCCGAGTCGAAGGGCGTGGGTGGGGAAGTCCTCGCCTACGTGTGGTGACCTGATATGTCGCGTATCGGACGTCTTCCCATCGACATCCCCGCCGGCGTCACCGTCTCGGTGTCCGGTCAGGATGTCTCCGTCAAGGGCCCGAAGGGTGAGCTCACGCTCACCGCTGCCCACCCGATCGAGGTCAAGGTGGAGGAGAACCAGGTTCTCGTCACCCGCCCCGATGACGAGCGCGAGTCGCGGTCGCTCCACGGCCTGACCCGCACGCTCATCAACAACAACATCATCGGCGTCACCCAGGGCTACACCAAGGGCCTCGAGGTCGTCGGTACGGGTTACCGCGTCGCGCAGAAGGGCTCGTCCGTCGAGTTCGCGCTGGGCTTCTCGCACCCCGTCCTGGTCGACCCGCCTGCCGGCATCACGTTCACGGTGGAGGGCAACAACAAGCTCACCGTGAGCGGCATCGACAAGCAGGCCGTCGGTGAGGCCGCTGCCAACATCCGCAAGATCCGCAAGCCCGAGCCGTACAAGGGCAAGGGTGTGCGCTACGCCGGCGAGGTCGTCCGGCGCAAGGCCGGAAAGGCTGGTAAGTAACCATGGCCGTGACTTCCAAGTCCGAGGCCCGCGCTCGTCGCCACTCGCGTCTTCGCAAGAAGATCGTCGGCACCGCCGAGCGCCCCCGCCTCGTCGTGACCCGTTCGGCCCGCCACGTCTTCGTGCAGGTCGTCGACGACAGCAAGGGCCACACCGTGGCCAGTGCGTCCACCCTCGAGACCGATCTGCGCGGCTTCGACGGCGACAAGACCTCGAAGGCCCGCAAGGTCGGCGAGCTCGTCGCCGAGCGCGCGAAGGCTGCCGGCGTGGCTGACGTCGTCTTCGACCGTGGCGGCAACCGCTACGCCGGTCGTGTCGCCGCGATCGCCGAGGGCGCCCGCGAAGGAGGGCTGAACCTGTGAGCGATGCAACGAACACCAACCAGGAGACCGAAGTGACCGATGCCACTCAGGCGGCGGCGACGGAGACGGCGCCCGCCGAGCGTGAGCGGGAGCCGCGTCGCGGTGGCCGTGAGCGCAACGCCAACCAGCGTGACCGTGGGTCGCGCGATCGCTCGGAGAGCCAGTTCCTCGAGCGCGTCGTGACCATCAACCGCGTGTCCAAGGTCGTCAAGGGTGGCCGTCGTTTCAGCTTCACCGCTCTCGTTGTCGTCGGTGACGGCAACGGTGTGGTGGGTGTCGGCTACGGCAAGGCCCGCGAGGTTCCGCTCGCGATCTCGAAGGGTGTCGAGGAAGCCAAGCGCAACTTCTTCCGCGTCCCCCGCTCGGGATCGACCATCCCGCACCCGGTCCAGGGTGAGGCCGCTGCGGGCGTCGTCCTGCTGCGTCCCGCCGCTGCCGGTACCGGTGTTATCGCCGGTGGCCCCGTGCGCGCCGTTCTCGAGTGCGCCGGTATCCACGACGTCCTTTCGAAGTCGCTCGGCTCGTCGAACACGATCAACATCGTGCACGCGACCGTCGCGGCCCTGAAGCAGCTCGAGGAGCCGCGTCAGGTGGCGGCCCGTCGTGGCCTCGACTTCGACCAGGTCGCTCCGGCCCGTCTGGTTCGCGCCGAGGCTGAGGCCGCGGCCGCATCGAAGGTAGGTGCCTGATGGCTCAGCGTCTGAAGGTCACGCAGGTCAAGTCCAAGGTGAGCGAGAAGCAGAACCAGCGTGACACGCTGCGCAGCCTCGGCCTCAAGCGGATCGGCGACTCGGTCGTCCGCCCCGACGACGCGCAGACGCGCGGTTACGTCAAGGCCGTCGCTCACCTCGTGAAGGTTGAGGAGATCGACTAATGGCTGAGAACGAGAACGTCGAGCAGGCGGCTGAGAAGCCCGCTGCCAAGACGACCCGTAAGCCCGCCGCCAAGAAGGCCGCAGCGCCCAAGGCGGAGAAGAAGGATGTCGCCGTGGCGCGTCCGGGCGTGCTGAAGGTGCACCACCTTCGTCCCGTCCCCGGATCCAACACCGCCAAGACCCGCGTTGGTCGTGGTGAGGGCTCCAAGGGCAAGACCGCCGGCCGTGGCACCAAGGGTCAGAAGGCCCGCTACCAGGTCAAGGCCGGCTTCGAGGGTGGGCAGATGCCGCTGCACATGCGCACCCCCAAGCTGCGCGGGTTCAAGAACCCGTTCCGCGTCGAGTACCAGGTCGTGAACCTGGACAAGCTCGCGGAGCTGTACCCGTCCGGTGGCGACGTGACCGTCGTCGACCTGGTCGCCAAGGGTGCGGTTCGCAAGAACGAGAAGGTCAAGGTGCTCGGCACCGGCGAGATCTCGGTGAAGCTGAACGTCGAGGTCGACAAGGTCTCCGGCTCCGCTGAGCAGAAGATCGTCGCCGCGGGCGGCACCGTCAAGTAAGCCGCGTGCAGGGGCCGGAGGACATCTCCGGCCCCTGTCGCATACCCGGAGGATGCGGCCGCTCGGTCACGCGCGGGGTGGGATACCCTGGTGATCTGTGCGCCTCCTGCGCCGGGAACCCTTTCTGGAGGAATCCACGTGTTCAGCGCCATCGCGCGCGTGTTCCGCACGCCTGACCTGCGTCGGAAGATCGCTTTCACCCTGGGCATCATCGTGCTGTACCGTCTCGGTGCACATGTGCCGTCGCCGTTCGTCGACTTCCCGAACGTTCAGTCGTGTCTCGCCGACACGTCGAACACGCAGGGCGTGCTCTCGCTCGTCAACCTCTTCTCGGGCGGCGCGCTTCTTCAGCTGTCGATCTTCGCGCTGGGCGTCATGCCCTACATCACCGCGACGATCATCGTCCAGCTGCTGCGCGTGGTCATCCCGCACTTCGAGACCCTCTACAAGGAGGGTCAGTCGGGGCAGGCGCGTCTGACGCAGTACACGCGTTACCTGACCATCGCCCTCGCCCTGCTGCAGTCCACGACCCTCGTGACCGTCGCGCGCAGCGGCCAGCTCTTCGGCAACACCGGTGTCGCCTCGTGTGAGCAGCTGCTGACCAACGACGCGTGGTGGGCCCAGCTGCTCATGATCATCACCATGACCGCCGGTACCGGCCTCATCATGTGGTTCGCCGAGCTCGTCACCGAGCGCGGCATCGGCAACGGAATGTCGCTGCTCATCTTCACCTCGATCGCCGCCACCTTCCCGGCAGCGATGTGGTCGATCTGGCAGGCACGCGGTTTCGAGGTCTTCCTGCTCGTGCTGGCTGTCGGTGTCGTGATCGTGGCACTCGTGGTCTTCGTCGAGCAGTCCCAGCGGCGGATTCCGGTGCAGTACGCGAAGCGCATGGTCGGACGCCGCACCTACGGCGGGACGAACACCTACATCCCGATCAAGGTGAACATGGCCGGTGTCGTGCCGGTGATCTTCGCCTCGTCGCTCCTGTACATCCCCGCGCTGATCTCGCAGTTCAACCAGACCCCGGACGCCGACGGCGCACTCCCGGGCTGGGTCGTCTGGATCCAGAACTACCTCACGCGCGGCGACCACCCGCTGTACTGGCTCCTGTACTTCCTGCTGATCGTCGGGTTCACCTACTTCTACGTGGCGATCACGTTCAACCCCGTCGACGTCGCGGACAACATGAAGAAGTACGGCGGGTTCATCCCCGGCATCCGTGCCGGCCGTCCCACGGCCGAGTACCTCGACTACGTGCTCACCCGCATCACGCTGCCGGGATCGATCTACCTGGGTCTGGTCGCACTCATCCCGCTGATCGCACTTGCGACGGTGGGGGCGAACCAGAACTTCCCGTTCGGCGGCACCTCGATCCTCATCATGGTGGGTGTCGGACTCGAGACCGTGAAGCAGATCGACGCCCAGCTGCAGCAGCGTCACTACGAAGGGCTCCTGCGATGACCGCGCGCCTGCTGATCGTGGGGCCTCAGGGCTCCGGCAAGGGCACACAGGGTGTGCGGATCGCCGATGCGTTCGGCGTACCGGCGGTGTCGACGGGCGACGTGTTCCGCGCGAACATCTCCGAGGGAACCGCTCTCGGCCAGCAGGTGCAGGCGATCATCGCGGCGGGCAACCTGGTTCCCGACGAGCTCACGAGCGCCGTCGTGCGCGACCGGCTCGCGCAGGACGACGCAGCTCCCGGCTTCCTCCTCGACGGCTACCCCCGCAACCTCGGTCAGGTGGGAGACCTCGATGCGTTCCTGGAGGAGCGCAGCGAGAGCCTCGACGCCGTGATCGAGCTCGACGTGCCCCGCGATGAGAGCATCGCCCGCCTGACCAGGCGCGCCGCGGAGCAGGGGCGCACGGACGACACCGCGGAGGTCATCGCGCACCGGCTGAGCATCTACGAGAACGAGACGGCCCCGATCCTCGACGTGTACCGCGAGCGCGGTCTGGTCGTCGCGATCGACGGCATCGGCTCTCTCGATGTGATCACCGAGCGCATCCTCACGGCTCTCATCGCCCGCGGGCTGACGCCGGCATCCTGAGCCGTGCTGCGACGCTCCATCTACAAGACCCCGGCGCAGTTGCGCCAGATGATCGAGCCGGGGCTGATCACGGCGGCCGCTCTTCAGGCGGTGCGTGAGATGATCGCCCCCGGTGTGACGACGGCCGAGCTGGATGCCGCGGCCGCCGCCGTGATCACCGGCCGCGGTGCGGAGTCGAACTTCCAGCTCGTCCGCGGCTACCGTCACACGACGTGCGTGTCGGTCAACGAACAGGTCGTCCACGGGATCCCCGGCGACCGGGTGCTCGAAGCCGGCGACATCGTCTCGATCGACGCGGGGGCGCAGTTCCGCGGATGGAACGGCGACTCGGCCATCACGATCGTGCTGGGCGACCCCGACCGTCCTGAGCTCGTCGCGGCGCGGCAGGAGCTGTCGCGGGTGACGGAGGGCTCCATGTGGGCCGGGATCGCGGCGATGGCGACCGGACGCCACATCGGTGAGATCGGCGCGGCCGTCGAGGATCACATCACCGCGGCGGGGGAGTACGGCATCCTGCGCGACTATGTCGGGCACGGAATCGGCCGCAAGATGCACGAGGCGCCCTCGGTGTTCAACTACCGCGTGCCGGATCCGGGCCCTCGCATCCAGCCCGGGCTCGTGCTCGCCATCGAGCCGATGGTGGTCGCCGGGTCCGAGGCGACGTTCGTCGAAGACGATGAGTGGACGGTCTCCACCGTCGACGGTTCAGCCGGCTCCCACTGGGAACATAGCGTCGCCGTCCATGATGGAGGCATCTGGGTTCTCACGGCCCCCGACGGCGGAGCCGCGGGGCTTGCTCCGTATGGTGTGAAGCCGGTCGAAATCGAGTAGGAAAGAGCGTCATGGCAGCGGCAAAGGGCAAGACAAACTGGTTCGCGATCTGGATCAGCGTCGTCGCTGTCGTCGCCGTCGTGGTCGTCGGCGGTCTCGTGGTCGTCTTCAACAACGTGGCGTCGGACCCGGGCAAGGCCCCCGAGGCCTCCAACATCGACTCCTCCACCGGGGCGATCTCCTTCGGCACGGGTGAGCACACCGTCGACACGTACATCGACTTCATGTGCCCCTACTGCAACCAGTTCGAGCAGACGGAGGGCGAGACCATCCAGGGACTCGTGTCGTCGGGCGACATCACGCTGAACGTGTACCCCGTCGCGATCCTGGACCGCCTCTCGCAGGGCACCGAGTACTCCAGCCGTGCCGCGAGCGCCATGTACGCGGTCGCCGCCGCGGACCCCGACAACGCCTACGCCTTCCTGCAGGCGCTCTACGCGAACCAGCCCGCCGAGAACTCGACCGGTCTGACCGACGAGCAGCTGGTGGAGCTGGCCCGCGGGGCCGGCGTGAACGTCACCTCCGACCTCGAGAACGCGATCACCTCGAACGAGTACATCAAGTTCGCGAAGTCCCGGTCGTTGCCCGACGGCGCGACCGGAACGCCGACACTGCGCGTGAACGGCGACCTCGTGCAGATCACCTACAACCCGCAGACGGACATCGTCAGCAGGATCTCCTGAGCGGGGTGGAGCGATCGCGCCACTGCCCGAGTGGCGCGATGCGGCTCTATCACCTATAGTTGATCTTTGGTGCTTTGCGCCTTCGTTGGCGTGTCGCCGTCGAGGCGTTTCCGGCACCGAATCCCATCCACCGCAGATCGACCGGTCTGCACGAGGGTAGCGAGGCTATGGCTAAAAAAGACGGTGTCATCGAGATCGAAGGCGTGATCTCCGAGGCTCTGCCCAACGCGATGTTCCGCGTCGAGCTGAGCAACGGGCACAAGGTGCTCGCCACGATCTCCGGCAAGATGCGGCAGAACTACATCCGCATCATCCCCGAGGACCGCGTCGTCGTGGAGCTCTCGCCCTACGACCTCACGCGCGGCCGCATCGTCTATCGCTACCGCTGATCCGGTCGAGAAGTAACGGCTCCGCCTCGGAGCACGAAGACAGCGAACAGGAAGCATCATGAAGGTCAACCCCAGCGTCAAGCCGATCTGCGATCACTGCAAGGTGATCCGTCGTCACGGACGCGTCATGGTCATCTGCAAGTCCAACCCGCGCCACAAGCAGCGCCAGGGTTGACGTGAGGCGTGTCAATGCCGCGCAGCGGCATTGACACGCGAACGTCAAGGTTGAGCGAGGCCGCGCAGCGGCCGAGTCGATACTTCGGCACCAAGACACAACTGAACAACGAACAACAGGCAGGATCAGAACCCGCGAGGGGGACACCTCGGGCGGAGGCCCGGGCACCGATCCTGCTCCACACCTCCACTCACTCCTAGGAGAGCCGCATGGCACGTCTTGCCGGCGTCGACATCCCGCGCGACAAGCGCGTGGTGATCGCACTCACGTACATCTACGGCATCGGCCGTACCCGCTCCGTCGAGATCCTGAAGGCGACTTCGATCGACGAGAGCATCCGCGTCAAGGACCTGACCGACGACCAGCTCGTCGCGCTCCGTGACTACATCGAAGGCACCTACAAGGTCGAAGGTGATCTTCGTCGCGAGGTCGCCGCCGACATCCGCCGTAAGGTCGAGATCGGCTCTTACGAGGGCCTGCGCCACCGCCGCGGCCTGCCTGTGCGCGGTCAGCGCACGAAGACCAACGCCCGCACGCGCAAGGGTCCCAAGCGCACCGTCGCCGGCAAGAAGAAGGCGCGCTAAGGCGCGGCCCCCAGGGTTTAGGAGAACACGCACATGGCACAGGCCAAGTCCGCGGCGCGCAAGCCCCGCCGCAAGGAGAAGAAGAACATCGCCGTGGGTCACGCCCACATCAAGTCGACGTTCAACAACACGATCGTTTCGATCACCGACCCGTCCGGCGCTGTCATCAGCTGGGCGTCCTCGGGTGGAGTGGGCTTCAAGGGCTCGCGCAAGTCGACCCCGTACGCGGCCGGCATGGCCGCCGAGTCGGCCGCCCGCCAGGCCGCCGAGCACGGCGTCAAGAAGGTCGACGTCTTCGTGAAGGGTCCGGGTTCGGGTCGCGAGACCGCGATCCGCTCGCTGACCGCTGCCGGCCTCGAGGTGGGGTCGATCCAGGACGTCACGCCGCAGGCGCACAACGGCTGCCGCCCGCCCAAGCGTCGCCGCGTCTGACGTCTCACAGCTTCTGGATGCCGGGGCGCGCCGCCTGACGGTGCGCCCCGGCATCCGCGAGAAAAACTCAACACCTCATCCACGCAAGTGTCATATAGCGGGCACTTAGCCGAAAGGAACACATCGTGCTCATCGCACAGCGTCCCACTCTGACCGAGGAGAAGATCGGGGAGTTCCGCAGCCGCTTCGTCATCGAGCCGCTCGAGCCCGGCTTCGGTTACACCATCGGCAACGCGCTGCGTCGCAGCCTCCTCTCGTCCATCCCCGGTGCTGCTGTCACCAGCATCCGCATCGACGGCGTGCTGCACGAGTTCAGCACCATCCCCGGTGTGAAGGAGGATGTCACCGAGATCATCCTGAACATCAAGCAGCTGGTCGTCTCGAGCGAGCGCGACGAGCCCATCACCGCCTACCTGCGCAAGACGGGTGCGGGCGAAGTGACCGCCGCCGACATCTCGGCTCCGGCCGGTGTCGAGGTGCACAACCCCGAGCTGGTCATCGCGACCCTCAACGACACCGCTCGTTTCGAGCTCGAGCTGACGATCGAGCGCGGTCGCGGCTACGTGTCGGCCACGCAGAACCGCAACGAGTACGCCGAGGCTGGTCAGATCCCGATCGACTCGATCTACTCGCCGGTGCTCAAGGTCAGCTACCGCGTCGAGGCCACCCGTGCCGGTGAGCGCACCGACTTCGACAAGCTCGTGCTGGATGTGGAGACCAAGCCCTCGATCGCCCCGCGCGACGCCGTCGCGTCGGCCGGTCGCACCCTGACCGAGCTGTTCGGCCTCGCGCGCGAGCTGAACGTCGAGGCCGAGGGCATCGAGATCGGTCCCGCGCCGGTCGAGACCGTCCTCTCCAACGAGCTGTCGATGCCCATCGAGGACCTCGATCTCTCGGTGCGCTCGTACAACTGCCTGAAGCGCGAGGGCATCAACACGGTGTCCGAGCTGGTCGCCCTCTCGGAGACCCAGCTCATGAACATCCGCAACTTCGGTCAGAAGTCGGTCGACGAGGTGCGCGACAAGCTCGTCTCGCTCGGTCTGTCGCTGAAGGACTCGGTGCCCGGTTTCGACGGCGCCCACTTCTACGGCGGATACGAAGAAGACAACGCCTGATCCGGCTCACCCGCGAAATCCTGGAGTAACTGAGAATGCCCAAGCCCACGAAGGGACCCCGCCTCGGAGGCGGCCCCGCACACGAGCGTCTTCTGCTGGCGAACCTTGCCGCGGCACTGTTCACGCACAAGTCGATCACGACGACCGAGACCAAGGCCAAGCGCCTGCGTCCGCTCGCCGAGCGTCTCATCACGTTCGGCAAGCGCGGAGACCTGCACGCGCGCCGTCGCGTGCTCTCGGTCATCGGTGACAAGGAAGTCGTGCACGTCCTGTTCACCGAGATCGCGCCCCTGGTCGCCGAGCGTGAGGGTGGCTACACCCGCATCACGAAGATCGGCAACCGCAAGGGCGACAACGCTCCCATGGCCGTGATCGAGCTCGTGCTCGAGCCCGTCACCAAGAAGAAGGCCGCGCCCGCCAAGAAGGCCGCCAAGGCCGAGAAGGCTCCTGTCGAGCAGGCTCCGGCCGAGGAGACGGTTGTCGAGGAGGCCCCGGCCGAGGAGACTGTCGTCGAGGAGGCCCCCGAGGCGTCCGAGGCAGCCGCTGACGAGGCTCCGGCCGAGTCGGAGGAGAAGAAGTCCGAGTAATCGGACCCGCCGGGATCCGTCCCGGCCCCTTTGCACCGCGAACCCCGCGTGATCTTCGGATCCCGCGGGGTTCGCGCCGTCTGTGGGGGCGTCTCCGACGGCTGACGGGCCGACGGTGCCCTCAGCCCGCCTCGGACGACCCGGGGGCTTGGAACAGCTGCGACTGACGTAGCTCCTGCTCGAAGGCGCGCTGCTCGGAGAACGCGGAGAAGCGCGCCTTGGCTCGCTGCGCGTCGGCGAGAGCGGCCACGACGGTGTCGGCATAGATCCTCCCGCCCGCATCTCCGGGGTGCACCTCGTCGCCGGCGAGCAGGTCGAGGTGCGGCGCGATCGCCGACTGCCAGTCCGCGACCTGTACCCCGCGATGCGTCCGAGCGAACGCGGCGATATCGGCGTTGACGCCGGGAATCCAGGATCGAGGCGCGGACGCGGTGACGAGTACGAGCTGACG
Protein-coding sequences here:
- the rplN gene encoding 50S ribosomal protein L14: MIQNESRLKVADNTGAKELLTIRVLGGSNRRYAGLGDVIVATVKDAIPGGNVKKGDVVKAVVVRTVKQTRRPDGSYIKFDENAAVILKNDGEPRGTRIFGPVGRELRDKKFMKIVSLAPEVI
- the rpsH gene encoding 30S ribosomal protein S8 codes for the protein MTMTDPVADLLTRLRNANSAHHDSVSLPSSKLKTHIAEILQQEGYISGWEVTDARVGQTLTLTLKYGPNRERSIAGIKRVSKPGLRVYAKSTEIPKVLGGLGVAILSTSSGLLTDRQAESKGVGGEVLAYVW
- the rplX gene encoding 50S ribosomal protein L24, translating into MAKIKAGDLVQVITGKKQDKGGDRGKQGKVRKVLTEQNRVIVEGVNYVTKHTRVGQTQRGTKTGGIETTEAPIHISNVALVDPSTKKPTRVGRRVEEQVKDGVKRTVRVRYAKKSGKDL
- the rplR gene encoding 50S ribosomal protein L18, whose product is MAVTSKSEARARRHSRLRKKIVGTAERPRLVVTRSARHVFVQVVDDSKGHTVASASTLETDLRGFDGDKTSKARKVGELVAERAKAAGVADVVFDRGGNRYAGRVAAIAEGAREGGLNL
- the rpmJ gene encoding 50S ribosomal protein L36; this encodes MKVNPSVKPICDHCKVIRRHGRVMVICKSNPRHKQRQG
- the rplE gene encoding 50S ribosomal protein L5; the encoded protein is MSTATAAEAGKTQPRLKQKYNAEIKKAMQDEFGYANVMQIPGLVKVVVNTGVGEAARDSKVIDGAVDDLTKITGQKPVVTKARKSIAQFKLREGQAIGAHVTLRGDRAWEFIDRLVNLALPRIRDFRGLNERQFDGHGNYTFGLQEQSVFHEIDQDKIDRVRGFDITIVTTANTDDEGRALLRHLGFPFRQADAQA
- the map gene encoding type I methionyl aminopeptidase, with the translated sequence MLRRSIYKTPAQLRQMIEPGLITAAALQAVREMIAPGVTTAELDAAAAAVITGRGAESNFQLVRGYRHTTCVSVNEQVVHGIPGDRVLEAGDIVSIDAGAQFRGWNGDSAITIVLGDPDRPELVAARQELSRVTEGSMWAGIAAMATGRHIGEIGAAVEDHITAAGEYGILRDYVGHGIGRKMHEAPSVFNYRVPDPGPRIQPGLVLAIEPMVVAGSEATFVEDDEWTVSTVDGSAGSHWEHSVAVHDGGIWVLTAPDGGAAGLAPYGVKPVEIE
- the rpsE gene encoding 30S ribosomal protein S5 translates to MSDATNTNQETEVTDATQAAATETAPAEREREPRRGGRERNANQRDRGSRDRSESQFLERVVTINRVSKVVKGGRRFSFTALVVVGDGNGVVGVGYGKAREVPLAISKGVEEAKRNFFRVPRSGSTIPHPVQGEAAAGVVLLRPAAAGTGVIAGGPVRAVLECAGIHDVLSKSLGSSNTINIVHATVAALKQLEEPRQVAARRGLDFDQVAPARLVRAEAEAAAASKVGA
- the rpmC gene encoding 50S ribosomal protein L29 — encoded protein: MAIGTKQLAPSELDTFEDQRLVEELRKAKEELFNLRFQSATGQLESHGRIRAVKRDIARLYTVIRERELGIRATPVAAEPAKAKKTKAKKTEETSAAAEGEAE
- a CDS encoding adenylate kinase encodes the protein MTARLLIVGPQGSGKGTQGVRIADAFGVPAVSTGDVFRANISEGTALGQQVQAIIAAGNLVPDELTSAVVRDRLAQDDAAPGFLLDGYPRNLGQVGDLDAFLEERSESLDAVIELDVPRDESIARLTRRAAEQGRTDDTAEVIAHRLSIYENETAPILDVYRERGLVVAIDGIGSLDVITERILTALIARGLTPAS
- the infA gene encoding translation initiation factor IF-1, with the translated sequence MAKKDGVIEIEGVISEALPNAMFRVELSNGHKVLATISGKMRQNYIRIIPEDRVVVELSPYDLTRGRIVYRYR
- the rpmD gene encoding 50S ribosomal protein L30, producing the protein MAQRLKVTQVKSKVSEKQNQRDTLRSLGLKRIGDSVVRPDDAQTRGYVKAVAHLVKVEEID
- the rpsQ gene encoding 30S ribosomal protein S17, whose product is MATTKKAAEVEQAAGHESSEHDVRDAGARGYRKARRGYVVSDKMDKTIVVEVEDRVKHPLYGKVIRRTSKVKAHDEGNTAGIGDLVLINETRPLSATKRWRLVEILEKAK
- the rplF gene encoding 50S ribosomal protein L6 is translated as MSRIGRLPIDIPAGVTVSVSGQDVSVKGPKGELTLTAAHPIEVKVEENQVLVTRPDDERESRSLHGLTRTLINNNIIGVTQGYTKGLEVVGTGYRVAQKGSSVEFALGFSHPVLVDPPAGITFTVEGNNKLTVSGIDKQAVGEAAANIRKIRKPEPYKGKGVRYAGEVVRRKAGKAGK
- a CDS encoding DsbA family protein produces the protein MAAAKGKTNWFAIWISVVAVVAVVVVGGLVVVFNNVASDPGKAPEASNIDSSTGAISFGTGEHTVDTYIDFMCPYCNQFEQTEGETIQGLVSSGDITLNVYPVAILDRLSQGTEYSSRAASAMYAVAAADPDNAYAFLQALYANQPAENSTGLTDEQLVELARGAGVNVTSDLENAITSNEYIKFAKSRSLPDGATGTPTLRVNGDLVQITYNPQTDIVSRIS
- the rplO gene encoding 50S ribosomal protein L15; amino-acid sequence: MAENENVEQAAEKPAAKTTRKPAAKKAAAPKAEKKDVAVARPGVLKVHHLRPVPGSNTAKTRVGRGEGSKGKTAGRGTKGQKARYQVKAGFEGGQMPLHMRTPKLRGFKNPFRVEYQVVNLDKLAELYPSGGDVTVVDLVAKGAVRKNEKVKVLGTGEISVKLNVEVDKVSGSAEQKIVAAGGTVK
- the secY gene encoding preprotein translocase subunit SecY — encoded protein: MFSAIARVFRTPDLRRKIAFTLGIIVLYRLGAHVPSPFVDFPNVQSCLADTSNTQGVLSLVNLFSGGALLQLSIFALGVMPYITATIIVQLLRVVIPHFETLYKEGQSGQARLTQYTRYLTIALALLQSTTLVTVARSGQLFGNTGVASCEQLLTNDAWWAQLLMIITMTAGTGLIMWFAELVTERGIGNGMSLLIFTSIAATFPAAMWSIWQARGFEVFLLVLAVGVVIVALVVFVEQSQRRIPVQYAKRMVGRRTYGGTNTYIPIKVNMAGVVPVIFASSLLYIPALISQFNQTPDADGALPGWVVWIQNYLTRGDHPLYWLLYFLLIVGFTYFYVAITFNPVDVADNMKKYGGFIPGIRAGRPTAEYLDYVLTRITLPGSIYLGLVALIPLIALATVGANQNFPFGGTSILIMVGVGLETVKQIDAQLQQRHYEGLLR